The following proteins come from a genomic window of Candidatus Obscuribacter sp.:
- a CDS encoding PAS domain-containing protein produces MNPDRALGGAADHLSEIIWSVEPDGAVSFTNHSWQDLAGQDHWRGADPLFPYQFPSPDILHSHDRDRLIALWQLHKTTLTSFKVDVRFYKVSDKSYAWYMLSMSPILAADKTLSYWQAIITKIDELKSVQTMFQLVMDNIPISIFWKDRKSIYLGCNRMFLGDVGLTQPEELIGKSDYDNPSTKEQSDFFVSCDRRVMDSGSPEYHIIEPQLRADGRKAWLDTSKVPLRDAGGEVIGVLGMYEDITKRISLENQREEFVAALTHDLKNPIIGANRLLDVLIAAGDADIGIPKQELLDKIRASNHTLLLLIQNMLEVYRYECGEAERRSEHFCISRIIRLCVEDIREEANTKNIELSFQSDGADMEVTGNKQEIIRVLQNLLENAVKFTPPKGHVEVTLSESEEQCLIEVKDDGIGINSDEQKHLFSRFWQGTKGKNICNSSGLGLYICKKIVESHGGAISAQSTPSRGATFRVTLPGRKVKSPCEC; encoded by the coding sequence ATGAACCCAGACAGAGCGCTCGGCGGAGCAGCCGATCACCTTTCCGAAATAATATGGTCTGTGGAGCCTGATGGAGCGGTAAGTTTTACCAACCACTCCTGGCAGGACCTCGCAGGGCAGGATCACTGGCGCGGTGCTGATCCTTTGTTTCCTTATCAATTTCCATCGCCAGATATCTTGCACTCCCATGATCGCGACAGATTAATTGCTCTCTGGCAGCTGCACAAAACAACGCTCACTTCATTTAAAGTAGACGTGAGGTTTTACAAGGTCTCAGACAAATCATACGCCTGGTACATGCTTAGCATGAGTCCAATACTCGCAGCAGATAAAACGCTGAGTTACTGGCAGGCGATAATCACAAAAATTGATGAGCTTAAATCAGTCCAGACGATGTTCCAACTTGTTATGGACAACATCCCTATATCAATCTTTTGGAAAGACCGCAAGTCTATTTACCTCGGTTGCAATCGCATGTTCCTAGGAGACGTCGGTCTAACACAACCGGAAGAATTGATAGGCAAAAGCGACTACGACAATCCATCGACAAAAGAACAATCAGACTTTTTTGTGTCTTGCGATAGGCGAGTAATGGATTCTGGCAGTCCCGAGTACCATATCATCGAGCCTCAATTGCGTGCAGATGGGCGCAAAGCATGGCTTGATACCAGTAAAGTACCACTGAGAGATGCAGGTGGTGAAGTCATTGGTGTACTGGGAATGTATGAAGACATAACCAAACGCATCTCGCTAGAAAATCAGAGAGAAGAATTTGTAGCCGCACTAACCCACGATCTAAAAAACCCCATCATCGGCGCCAACCGCTTACTTGATGTGTTGATTGCGGCTGGTGATGCCGATATAGGCATTCCCAAGCAAGAGCTCTTGGACAAAATCAGAGCAAGCAATCACACGCTTTTGCTCCTAATCCAAAACATGCTCGAAGTCTATCGCTATGAATGCGGAGAGGCGGAGAGACGCTCTGAGCATTTTTGTATATCAAGGATAATAAGACTATGCGTCGAGGATATAAGAGAAGAAGCCAACACCAAAAATATCGAGCTCTCATTCCAATCCGATGGTGCAGATATGGAAGTCACTGGTAACAAACAAGAAATAATTAGAGTGCTGCAAAATCTCCTCGAAAACGCAGTCAAATTTACCCCACCAAAAGGTCATGTCGAAGTCACCCTAAGTGAATCAGAAGAACAGTGCCTAATCGAAGTAAAGGATGACGGGATAGGCATTAACAGCGATGAACAAAAACACCTGTTTAGCCGATTCTGGCAGGGCACCAAAGGCAAAAACATCTGCAATAGTAGCGGTCTGGGGCTATATATTTGCAAGAAGATTGTAGAGTCCCACGGAGGCGCCATCAGTGCCCAAAGCACTCCCAGCAGAGGAGCGACCTTTAGAGTAACACTTCCGGGCCGTAAGGTTAAATCGCCTTGCGAATGCTAA